A window of Cytobacillus sp. FSL H8-0458 genomic DNA:
TATGAACGGCAATATGGTTTCACGGTGGACAGATTTTTTGATCTCAGATGGAGAAAAGCCTTATCGGAACAGGGATGAGGAATTTTTAACAGCTTCTGCTTCAAAAGATGAACTAATTTTGGTTTGGGAAAAAGGGTGGAAGGTGCTGTTTTCCGCGTTAGAAAGTTTAAAAGAGCAGGATCTCCTTAAAAATATCACTATTCGAGGCGAGAGCCATCTAGTTATAGATGCAATAGAAAGGCAGATGGCACATTATTCTTACCATGTTGGACAGATTGTTTATATCGGCAAGCTAATAAAAAGTGATGAGTGGGAAAGCCTCAGTATTCCTAAAGGGAAATCAGATCAATTTCTTAAGGAAATGCTCGACCAACATAATGACGGCAAATAGGCATTGTATCCATCTAAAATCAGAGACATTGAGTAAACAAAGCATAACGATCTGGCAGGCATTATTTTAATTTCCCTTTATAGGTTATTCGTCTAAAACTTTGATTGGATTCCGTTTACTTCTTTTCTTTTAGACATGTTGATGCTGGTGATAGGATTGTAAGAGCGGGAGAAAGGGAAATGTGGATATGGTATATAGGTATTTTTGAAACTGTATTTATCTTTTCATCGCACTTCAATCATTCCCAACATAATGGTATAATCAGGAAAAAATGAAAGAAGTGTTCCTTTTGGATCTAATTACTGGGAAAATCCTGTTTACTTCCTTATTCATCATTCTTATACATAGTATAGAAACACTGGCCTATGCTGTCCGATTATCGGGTGCCAGGGTTAAGCTGATCGCATCAGGGCTTTCTTTGTTCAGTACCATTGTCATTGTTTCTCGAATGGCGAACATGGGTCAGCAGCCGCTGCTTGGGAGTATTATTGATACTGCTCCAGAACAAAACTTTCTCGGTTATGTTGAAAATCAATTCAGGGTGTTAATTGGGGCATCCACAATAGGGACCATCATTGGAATTCTGCTGCTGCCGACATTTATAGCGATTTTCTCAAGAGCCATTATCCGTCTCGCCGATGCAGAAGGTTCAGTACCTTCGCTGCTAAAGGTCGGGTTTAGCTGGAAATCGGCAAAGAAAGCAATCAAACATTTTAAGTTTCCGAGAATTTCCTATTTAAATGGACATAAACTCAGTGAAATACCAAAACGGCTATTTCTATTCAATATGTTTGTAACCGCCATCTATACAATTGGAGTGCTGTCAGCTCTATATGCTTCGCTGCTTACTCACGATAGCTCAAGAACAGCTATTATGGCATCAGGTCTCATAAACGGTGTAGCAACAATCCTTCTATCCATTTTTGTCGACCCGAAAATTTCTGTCATGTCAGATAATGTGGTGCATGGAAAAGCCAAATATACGAACTTGAAAGGGATTTCGATTATGATGGTTACCTCCAGATTGATCGGCACCGTCCTTGCACAGATCATGTTTATACCCGGAGCCTATTATATTGCCTGGGCTTCAAAGTTTTTTGTATAGAAAAAACGGCACTGATCATCCAGTGCCGTTTTCGATTTAGATACTTTCGCTCTTGCGCTTGCTGATGAATTTGTACGTAAAGAAAATAATGAGTCCCGCAAGGATAATCAGGACTAGAGGAAGGGCATAACTGTTGAAGATTTCCTCTGCTTCTTTATAATGAGGGCCAAGTTTAAACCCCAGATAAACATAAAATGCGGTAATCGGAAGCATTGCCAGGAATGTATAGATCGAGAACTTCCACACATTCATTTTGGCCATTCCGCATGGAATCGATATCGCTGTACGGACAACCGGCAAAAAGCGGGCAAAGAAAGCGACCCCTGAACCGTATTTTTCAAAGAACTTGTCCGACGCATCAATCTGTTTTTGTGAAACTAAGAAGTATTTTCCGTATTTTAAAACCATGGGACGGCCGCCATATCGGCCCAGCGCATATAATGTCAGCGGCCCGATCGTTCCTCCCACAGTGCCTGCTAATACAACCAGATAATAATTATAGTCACCCTGGTAGACCCAAAAGCCGGCCAAAGGAAGAACCACTTCTGCGGGGACAAATTCAAAGCAAAGTGCAAGCAATATTCCAAAGTAAGAGAACTGTTTTAAAAATTCAATTAAGCTGATAACAATTTCTGACATAGCCACACATCCTGTTAATTTATAAAAGGTAATTCTTCAAGTACATAAGTCAGTCTAACGGGTAATAAGAAAACAATCAAGTATTTATATAGACACAAAAAATGGCGGCTGCCGTATTCGGAGCCGCCGTTTTTTCTTAGGCTAACTGGGGCTTGCTTTTGAAAACCTCCAGATAATGAAGCTGGTGTCCATCTTTTTCGTGGACTTTAAAAGTAAATCCATCCGCTTCAATCTCTGTTCCTATCTCTGCTTCCATATGCTGTGTAAGGAACCAGCCGCCAATAGTATCTACGTCTTCATGCTCAAAATCCGTGTCAAGCAGATTATTGACATCTTCAATAAGAAGCTTGGAATCAAGGATATAATGGTTATCGTTTAGCTTTCGTATCTCAGGAACTTCATCTTCATCAAATTCATCACGGATCTCACCGACTATTTCTTCAAGAATGTCTTCAACGGTCACCAATCCGGAAGTTCCGCCATATTCATCCATTAAAATGGCAATATGGATGCGTTCTTTTTGCATTTTCACAAGCAGGTCATGAATTGGAATGCTTTCAATGACATGGATGACCGGGTTAATAAAGGAGTCAAGATCAAGATTCTCCGGGGTAATCCTATCTGTAAGACTGGCTGTCAGAAATTCTTTTACGTTAATAAACCCGCGGATATTGTCCTTATCCCCATCTTCAACAGGGTATCGCGTGTAATTTTCTGTTTGGATGGTTTGCATAATTTCTGCCAGTGTATTATCTGAAGCGATCGTAATCATCTCTGTACGCGGCACCATGATTTCTTTTGCAATTCTTTCATCAAATTCAAAGATATTGTTCACGTACTTTAATTCATTCTTATTGATCTCACCGCTCTTATAACTTTCGGATAAAAGAATTCGCAGTTCTTCTTCAGAATGGGCCATTTCATGCTCAGAAGCCGGCTTTAAACCAAATAGGCCAACAAGTACCCGGGCTGATCCATTTAAGAACCAAATGAATGGGAACATCACTCGGTAGAACCAGATAATCGGTGCTGCGAACGCCATTGTAACTGCTTCCGCTTTTTGAATGGCAACGGTTTTAGGTGCAAGCTCTCCTACAACGACATGCAGGAAGGTGACTAAAGCAAAGGCAATACCAAATGATAAAATATGGGTAAGGGACTCTGCTATTTCAAACCTCTCAAATAACGGATGCAGTAACTTTTCAACCGTTGGCTCACCAAGCCAACCGAGACCTAATGCGGTGATAGTAATCCCTAATTGGCAGGCCGATAAATATTCATCCAGGTGAGTGACGACTCTCTTTGCCGCTATAGCCCTTTTATTCCCTTCAGCAATCAGCTGATCAATTCGGGAAACACGCACCTTTACTATCGCAAACTCAGTTGCTACGAAGAATGCGGTTAATGCTATTAATAATGCAATCAGTAATAAATTTATGGTTGTCAACAAGCAGTCTTACTAAAAAGTAAGACATACACCTCCTAAAAATGGTAATGATACTTAATAAGTTCACTACTTAAATTGTGCCCAAACAGATATCCATAATGCTCCAAAATTCAAAAAAAACGATATCAGTTCAGCAATAAAAGCAGTGACTGAATTAATGATAAGCTTTCATGTGAAATATTCTTTTTGACGTATTCATATTTTTCGGGATCCGATTTTTTTAGCTGAGAAAGCGCCTTTGTCACATCCTCCTCGAGATCCTGAATTTTTAGCCTTAGCTCTAGAACATCAACCTCTTCAGAAAATTGACTGATGACTTTTTTCTTGATTTCCTCCAGTGACAAACCATCCGCTTTACATTTCTCGATAAAAGCAATACGTTCGATGGAGGAATAGTCATAATAGCGATAATTTGAAGGTGAACGTTCTGCTTCTAAAAGACCAAGGGAAGTATAGTAATCAATCGTTCTCTTCGTAACCTTTGCTTTTTCAGCCAATTCTCCAATTCTTAACTTCTCAGCCCCATGAGGTTCCCTCCAAACTGTTACGTGATGGTTATGAATCTAATTATACTAAACTATCATAGAAAAGCAATGAAATTGAATGAAGGAGGGGAGGAAGAGCTCCAAAAAAAATAACACCGGATAACCGGTGTTATTTTGTGATCAGGCTTTAACAGCCTCTTTTTTTGCTTCTGTTTCCGCGACAATAACTGCACAAGCAGCATCGCCTGTAATATTGACAGCTGTTCTCGTCATATCAAGCAGACGGTCAATACCAATGATTAATGCAATACCTTCAACCGGCAGGTTAACTGAGTTAAGAACCATCGCCAGCATGATTAGGCCGACACCCGGAACTCCTGCTGTACCAACGCTGGCAAGAACCGCGGTAAGAACAACCGTGATAAGCTGGGTAAGTGATAAGTCCACATTGAATACCTGTGCGATAAATATAGTGGCAACACCCTGCATGATGGCTGTTCCATCCATGTTGATCGTTGCACCCAGCGGCTGAACAAAGCTGCTGATTGATTCAGGAACTTTCAGATTCTTTTGGGCAGTACTCATGGAAATCGGCAATGTTGCATTACTGCTTGATGTACTGAACGCAACACCCATTGCTGGGGCAAATCCCTTAAAGAAGGATAATGGATTTCTTTTTGCAATGAGTGCGATTGAACCGCCATAGGTAATAACGGCATGGACAAGAAGGGCAAGAACCACCACAATCATATATAGTCCCATTGCCTTAATGGCATCAAGCCCCTGGCTTCCAACAGCAGAAACAATAAGTCCGAACGTTCCATAAGGTGCAAATTTCATAACCAGATTAACAAGATACATCATTATGTCATTGCCCTGTTCAATCAGGTTTAAAATTCCTTTTGTTTTATTTCCAAGCATCGTTAAGGCAAATCCAACAAAAATGGAAAAAGTAATAATCTGAAGCATGTTTCCTTCCGTAAAGGCTTTTACCGGATTGGTCGGAATAATATTTAACAGGGTGTCTGAGACAGGCGGAGCTTCTTCTGATTCATACTCCACGTTTGTTACGTCAAATTCCCCAACATTTCCTGGCTGGAAGACATATGCCAAAGCTAGTCCGATAATAATCGCTATACTTGTAGTAACTAAAAAGTAGGATATCGTTTTTACGCCGATTCTTCCTAATTTCTTTGGATCACCAAGCCCGGCTGTACCAAGAGTGATGGAAAAGAATACGATCGGGACAACCAGCATGTTAATCAGGTTTAAAAAGATTTTTCCAAGCGGTGTAAACACCAACTTGTCAAGCTCAGGGAATATCCCAGGAGCAAATAAATTAATCAGAAGACCTGTTATTCCCCCTGCTATCAGGGCAATAATAATTTTAGTAGATAATTTCATACGCGTTCCTCCAATGAATAAAGTAAAAAAATGTAAAATATAGACACAAAAAATAATATCCTTCCCTATATTACCCCCAAAAAACATAAACCTAACTTAAAAAAGGCAACAAAAAAACACAGAGGTAAAAACCACTGTGCATATATGCAGTGTTTCCCTCTCAACACGCTTACGAGGTTAGCTG
This region includes:
- a CDS encoding DUF1572 family protein, translating into MSLSATYLTIVKKRFQAVKELADITIQRLSGEELNWAFNEESNSAAVIIRHMNGNMVSRWTDFLISDGEKPYRNRDEEFLTASASKDELILVWEKGWKVLFSALESLKEQDLLKNITIRGESHLVIDAIERQMAHYSYHVGQIVYIGKLIKSDEWESLSIPKGKSDQFLKEMLDQHNDGK
- a CDS encoding lipid II flippase Amj family protein codes for the protein MDLITGKILFTSLFIILIHSIETLAYAVRLSGARVKLIASGLSLFSTIVIVSRMANMGQQPLLGSIIDTAPEQNFLGYVENQFRVLIGASTIGTIIGILLLPTFIAIFSRAIIRLADAEGSVPSLLKVGFSWKSAKKAIKHFKFPRISYLNGHKLSEIPKRLFLFNMFVTAIYTIGVLSALYASLLTHDSSRTAIMASGLINGVATILLSIFVDPKISVMSDNVVHGKAKYTNLKGISIMMVTSRLIGTVLAQIMFIPGAYYIAWASKFFV
- a CDS encoding DedA family protein, with product MSEIVISLIEFLKQFSYFGILLALCFEFVPAEVVLPLAGFWVYQGDYNYYLVVLAGTVGGTIGPLTLYALGRYGGRPMVLKYGKYFLVSQKQIDASDKFFEKYGSGVAFFARFLPVVRTAISIPCGMAKMNVWKFSIYTFLAMLPITAFYVYLGFKLGPHYKEAEEIFNSYALPLVLIILAGLIIFFTYKFISKRKSESI
- a CDS encoding hemolysin family protein; its protein translation is MTTINLLLIALLIALTAFFVATEFAIVKVRVSRIDQLIAEGNKRAIAAKRVVTHLDEYLSACQLGITITALGLGWLGEPTVEKLLHPLFERFEIAESLTHILSFGIAFALVTFLHVVVGELAPKTVAIQKAEAVTMAFAAPIIWFYRVMFPFIWFLNGSARVLVGLFGLKPASEHEMAHSEEELRILLSESYKSGEINKNELKYVNNIFEFDERIAKEIMVPRTEMITIASDNTLAEIMQTIQTENYTRYPVEDGDKDNIRGFINVKEFLTASLTDRITPENLDLDSFINPVIHVIESIPIHDLLVKMQKERIHIAILMDEYGGTSGLVTVEDILEEIVGEIRDEFDEDEVPEIRKLNDNHYILDSKLLIEDVNNLLDTDFEHEDVDTIGGWFLTQHMEAEIGTEIEADGFTFKVHEKDGHQLHYLEVFKSKPQLA
- a CDS encoding MerR family transcriptional regulator; this translates as MAEKAKVTKRTIDYYTSLGLLEAERSPSNYRYYDYSSIERIAFIEKCKADGLSLEEIKKKVISQFSEEVDVLELRLKIQDLEEDVTKALSQLKKSDPEKYEYVKKNISHESLSLIQSLLLLLN
- a CDS encoding dicarboxylate/amino acid:cation symporter; the protein is MKLSTKIIIALIAGGITGLLINLFAPGIFPELDKLVFTPLGKIFLNLINMLVVPIVFFSITLGTAGLGDPKKLGRIGVKTISYFLVTTSIAIIIGLALAYVFQPGNVGEFDVTNVEYESEEAPPVSDTLLNIIPTNPVKAFTEGNMLQIITFSIFVGFALTMLGNKTKGILNLIEQGNDIMMYLVNLVMKFAPYGTFGLIVSAVGSQGLDAIKAMGLYMIVVVLALLVHAVITYGGSIALIAKRNPLSFFKGFAPAMGVAFSTSSSNATLPISMSTAQKNLKVPESISSFVQPLGATINMDGTAIMQGVATIFIAQVFNVDLSLTQLITVVLTAVLASVGTAGVPGVGLIMLAMVLNSVNLPVEGIALIIGIDRLLDMTRTAVNITGDAACAVIVAETEAKKEAVKA